Part of the Bacillus cereus group sp. RP43 genome is shown below.
AATTAAAACGTCACGTACTTGTGGTGTTTCACTAATATAAGCAATCGCATCATCTAATTGCTTTTTCGGTACGCCCATTCCAATTTGTCCACTAAAACGACGACGTGTACAGTAACGACAATACATAGAACATTGATTCGTTACTAAAAATAGTACGCGGTCTGGATAACGATGCGTTAATCCTGGAACTGGTGAATCTTCATCTTCATGAAGAGGATCTTCTAAATCATATTTTGTTTTATATAACTCTTCCGAAATCGGTACTGATTGCATCCGAATCGGACAGCGTGGGTCATCAGGATTCATTAGCCAAGCATAGTACGGTGTAATGTTTAACGGGATCGTTTTCGTTGAAATTTTAACGCCTTCTTCTTCTTCAGGTGTTAGGTTAATTATTTTCTTTAAATCATCTAAAGTTTTGATCGTATTCGTTAATTGCCAAACCCAATCATTCCATTGTTCTTCTGTAACATCTTTCCATAATTCAATATCCTTCCAGTGACGATTTGGTTTGTATACATCATGTAACATTGCTATTCCCCCTTTTTATACGCTCATCCTTTATATAAGCAATAATTATGCCAACTTCATATTCTTGATAAGTAAATGCGAGAAATACCCTATTATATAAGAGAATAAATATTTTAAGTGCTGTACTAAAACGATATTTACTATCATATTCATTACTTGTTATATATGTAAACGCTCTTTTATTGGTGCAAACACACAAAAACCGCCGATTATTCGGCGGTTTTGTCGTACTTGCTCAGTTTATATTGAAGCGTTTGACGCGGAATACCTAACATTTTTGCTGCTTGCAAAATATTCCCTTCCGTTTCAATTAACGCTTGATCGATTAATTCCTTTTCCGTTTGATGCAGAGCTTCCCTAAGCGGTAATATACTTTTCTTCTTCGGAAGTTTCTCTTTCCGAAATGTTCGTGGTAAGCAATTTGCTGTTAACGAATTCCCTTCCGTAATAATGACAGCATGTTCAATCGTATGTTTTAACTCACGAACATTTCCAGGCCATTGATAAGCTTGTAATCTTTCTTTCGCTTCCTTATCAATTTGAAGTACACCTTTTTTATAACTTTTATTATATTCTTTCAAAAAGTAAGACGCTAATAACAGTACATCCTCAGTTCTTTCGCGAAGTGGCGGGATATATAATGAAAACACATTTAATCGATAGTATAAATCAGTGCGAATTTTATTTTCTCTTAAACATACTTCTGGAGGCTGATTCATTGCAGTAATAACGCGAACATCTACTTTTCTCGTCTTATTATCACCAATGCGACGAATAACTCCATCCTCTAATACACGTAGCATTTTCGCTTGTAAATCGAGCGGCATTGAATTCAGTTCATCTAAAAACAATGTCCCTCCATCCACAAGTTCAAACAATCCAGCTCGTTCAATTGCCCCTGTATAGCTCCCTTTTGTCGTTCCAAACAATAAACTTTCTAATAGCGACTCTGGCAAAGCTGCGCAGTTTTGTGCAATAAATGGCTTATTTTTCCGTTTAGAAGCTTCATGAATCGCTTGCACAAATAGCTCTTTCCCTGTTCCGGTTTCACCATATATTAAAACATTTGCATCAGTTGGCGCTACTTTTTGCGCTAATTCTTTCGTCTGTTTAAACCGAGCATCATTAGTTACTATCGTCTCAAATGCAGCATGCTTTTTTATCACTTTTTTTCTAGATGATCGCTTTATTTTCGACTGTAAATCGACAATGGTATCAGTAAGCTTTTGAATTGTAGAATAATCTTTCGCAATTTCCACAGCACCAGCAATATTCCCATCTATTAAAATAGGTAACGTCGTATTTACCGTACAAACATCTTCTCCATTTAAATTTTGATAATGCTGCACTTGATGTACAATTGGTTTTTTTGTATCTAATACTTTCATCAATGTACTCGTTTCCCTAGTTAAAGATGGGAATGCCTCTAACAAATGCTTTCCTAACACTTTTTCAATTTTGGATCCATCGTGTTTCGCAGCCACTGTATTATAAAAAATTGTAATACCATTTTCATCTACTGCGTGTATAGCCTCATCAATACTGCCCAAAATCGCTTCAATGACTTCTTGTGTCGAAACTGCTAGCAATGTCATCCCCCCTTTTGCCGAAAATCCAGCAAATACTATGCCGAATTTTCGGCATACCTATGTGCGATTATAAGCATGACGATTCCGTTCTATTATTTTGATGAAATTTATTTTTGATTAGATAAAGTAAAACTTTAATTAGTCGGGCTTTTACGAGCAGCACGATTCCCACCTAACTTTTTCACTTTACAGCCGAATTTTGAGGTGGGAGCCTTCATGCTTTCGAATAACTAGATAAATCCTTTACCCATATATTCATATCTTCCAACTTATCGAAAATGTAGCAATTGTTCGCCAGTCTTCCTGTATATGTATAGCCTAACTGATGAAAGGCAGCATTCATACCGAAAGATAGCGACCGAGCGATTGTATAGGAACAGAAAATAGATTTTTCT
Proteins encoded:
- the rocR gene encoding arginine utilization transcriptional regulator RocR codes for the protein MTLLAVSTQEVIEAILGSIDEAIHAVDENGITIFYNTVAAKHDGSKIEKVLGKHLLEAFPSLTRETSTLMKVLDTKKPIVHQVQHYQNLNGEDVCTVNTTLPILIDGNIAGAVEIAKDYSTIQKLTDTIVDLQSKIKRSSRKKVIKKHAAFETIVTNDARFKQTKELAQKVAPTDANVLIYGETGTGKELFVQAIHEASKRKNKPFIAQNCAALPESLLESLLFGTTKGSYTGAIERAGLFELVDGGTLFLDELNSMPLDLQAKMLRVLEDGVIRRIGDNKTRKVDVRVITAMNQPPEVCLRENKIRTDLYYRLNVFSLYIPPLRERTEDVLLLASYFLKEYNKSYKKGVLQIDKEAKERLQAYQWPGNVRELKHTIEHAVIITEGNSLTANCLPRTFRKEKLPKKKSILPLREALHQTEKELIDQALIETEGNILQAAKMLGIPRQTLQYKLSKYDKTAE